A window of Corallococcus macrosporus DSM 14697 contains these coding sequences:
- a CDS encoding amidase — protein sequence MNLDDYSRCDAVGLAELVRRKEVSPEALLRVAVEAIHRVNPELNAVIDTRDAQAREALEQGLPDGPFRGVPFLIKDIGVHAAGVPSDFGSRLTQGTVFPHDSALMARYRRAGLVLLGRTNTPEFGNNASTEPRLHGPTRNPWDVGRSPGGSSGGSAAAVAAGIVPVAHGNDGGGSLRIPASLCGVFGLKPTRGRNSLGPDAADIICGMGIEHVLSRSVRDSAAALDATQGPEAGDPYFAPPPRRPYLEEVSRAPGRLRIALMTASPMGGAVSPECIEAARRAARLCEELGHDVTEDALPHDGLLLHEAITTAWSATMASLVAMASHLSGREAEPDSLEATTWAVVRHGQTLTATELMRALGVFNLVSRQVGRFFQQYDVLLSPTVAAPPFPLGLLDANAPRTAREWYDHAFGHCPFTAVFNVTGQPAMSVPLHWSEEGLPIGVQFAGRYADEATLFRLAGQLEQARPWAQRRPPVHVTRTASPP from the coding sequence ATGAACCTGGATGACTACAGCCGCTGTGACGCAGTGGGGTTGGCGGAGCTGGTGCGTCGGAAGGAGGTCTCCCCCGAGGCGCTGCTCCGGGTGGCGGTGGAGGCCATCCACCGCGTCAACCCGGAGCTGAACGCCGTCATCGACACGCGCGACGCCCAGGCGCGCGAGGCGCTGGAGCAGGGCCTCCCGGACGGCCCCTTCCGGGGCGTGCCCTTCCTCATCAAGGACATTGGCGTCCACGCCGCGGGCGTCCCCTCGGACTTCGGGAGCCGGCTGACCCAGGGGACGGTGTTCCCCCATGACAGCGCGTTGATGGCGCGCTACCGGCGCGCGGGGCTGGTGCTGCTGGGCCGGACGAACACCCCCGAGTTTGGCAACAACGCCAGCACGGAGCCGCGGCTCCACGGGCCCACGCGCAACCCGTGGGATGTGGGCCGCAGCCCGGGCGGCTCCAGCGGCGGCTCCGCGGCGGCGGTGGCGGCGGGCATCGTGCCGGTGGCGCATGGCAACGACGGCGGCGGCTCCCTGCGCATCCCCGCCTCCCTCTGCGGCGTCTTCGGGCTCAAGCCCACCCGGGGCCGCAACTCGCTGGGGCCTGACGCGGCCGACATCATCTGCGGCATGGGCATCGAGCATGTGCTGTCACGCTCCGTGCGCGACAGCGCGGCGGCCCTGGACGCGACCCAGGGCCCGGAGGCCGGCGACCCCTACTTCGCGCCGCCCCCGCGGCGCCCGTATCTGGAGGAGGTGAGCCGCGCGCCGGGCCGGCTGCGCATCGCGCTGATGACGGCCTCGCCCATGGGGGGAGCGGTGAGCCCGGAGTGCATCGAGGCCGCGCGGCGGGCGGCGCGCCTGTGCGAGGAGCTGGGCCACGACGTCACCGAAGACGCGCTCCCGCATGACGGCCTCCTGTTGCACGAGGCCATCACCACCGCCTGGTCCGCGACCATGGCGTCCCTCGTGGCGATGGCCAGCCACCTCTCCGGGCGCGAGGCCGAGCCGGATTCGCTCGAAGCCACCACCTGGGCGGTGGTGCGCCACGGACAGACGCTGACGGCCACGGAGCTGATGCGGGCGCTGGGCGTGTTCAACCTCGTGTCGAGGCAGGTGGGGCGGTTCTTCCAGCAGTACGACGTGCTCCTGTCACCCACGGTGGCCGCCCCGCCCTTCCCGCTGGGCCTGCTGGACGCCAACGCGCCCCGCACGGCGCGCGAGTGGTACGACCACGCCTTCGGCCACTGCCCCTTCACCGCGGTGTTCAACGTCACCGGGCAGCCCGCCATGTCGGTGCCGCTGCACTGGAGCGAGGAAGGCCTGCCCATCGGCGTCCAGTTCGCCGGCCGGTATGCCGACGAGGCCACGCTGTTCCGGCTCGCCGGGCAGCTCGAGCAGGCGCGGCCCTGGGCCCAGCGGCGGCCGCCGGTACACGTCACCCGGACCGCGTCGCCGCCGTGA
- a CDS encoding proprotein convertase P-domain-containing protein, whose product MKTKFPLFVSLSALIGCGAPTATDGLQEAIALGTQTQALATGTPAAEGVLSFLNDYYISFNELDVQVPLNAQAAQALIDFREGPDGVLRTGDDRRFVSIEQVDAVPYVGPAALAALEAYAKGTGRVELPVDGHVGTFQGVSFNMAEARRAIHAANTESASTLENVFAIPQAAVQSLVAARPILHMIQLSRLTSVDALTLNQLKSNTQLGAEGDPCTGPGLCQPGLVCEGRPGDGSSPYGRCVDTAYLAGNGDVCSRFMACPSEGLICIGLASGWVEGYCAPAWMGASFIEYSDLRLQSTNPLVTAPLTVVGLATVPMDINVELDIVHTAPHRLVLTLEDPGGETALLWDGPNEGTPPSRIVVTRGIPRDGSINGRWKLHVANPSGVGSGTLRSWTLKLTSRYD is encoded by the coding sequence ATGAAAACCAAATTTCCCCTGTTTGTGTCTCTATCCGCGTTGATTGGCTGTGGGGCCCCGACGGCCACGGACGGCCTGCAGGAGGCCATCGCGCTGGGCACGCAGACGCAGGCGCTGGCCACCGGGACGCCCGCCGCGGAGGGCGTGCTGTCCTTCCTCAACGACTACTATATCTCCTTCAATGAGCTGGACGTGCAGGTCCCGCTGAACGCCCAGGCGGCGCAGGCGCTCATCGACTTCCGCGAGGGCCCGGACGGGGTGCTCCGCACGGGCGATGACCGCCGCTTCGTGAGCATCGAGCAGGTGGACGCGGTGCCGTACGTGGGCCCCGCGGCGCTGGCCGCGCTGGAGGCGTACGCCAAGGGCACGGGCCGCGTGGAGCTGCCGGTGGACGGCCACGTGGGCACCTTCCAGGGTGTGTCCTTCAACATGGCGGAGGCCCGCCGCGCCATCCACGCGGCGAACACGGAGAGCGCGTCCACGCTGGAGAATGTCTTCGCCATTCCCCAGGCCGCGGTGCAGAGCCTGGTGGCGGCGCGCCCCATCCTCCACATGATTCAGCTCTCCCGGCTGACGAGTGTGGACGCCCTCACGCTGAACCAGCTCAAGTCCAACACGCAGCTTGGCGCCGAAGGTGACCCCTGCACGGGCCCTGGCCTCTGTCAGCCCGGGCTCGTCTGCGAGGGCCGGCCCGGTGACGGCTCCAGCCCCTACGGCCGCTGCGTCGACACCGCGTACCTCGCCGGCAACGGCGACGTGTGCTCCCGCTTCATGGCGTGCCCGTCGGAGGGCCTCATCTGCATCGGGCTGGCGTCAGGCTGGGTGGAGGGCTACTGCGCCCCGGCGTGGATGGGCGCCTCCTTCATCGAGTACTCGGACCTGCGGCTCCAGTCCACGAACCCACTGGTGACGGCGCCGCTCACGGTGGTGGGCCTGGCCACGGTGCCCATGGACATCAACGTGGAGCTGGACATCGTCCACACCGCGCCGCACCGGCTGGTGCTGACGCTGGAGGACCCGGGAGGTGAGACGGCCCTGCTGTGGGACGGCCCGAACGAAGGCACGCCGCCCTCGCGCATCGTCGTGACGCGTGGCATCCCGCGCGACGGCTCCATCAACGGCCGCTGGAAGCTGCACGTCGCCAACCCGTCCGGCGTTGGCAGCGGCACGCTGCGCTCGTGGACGCTGAAGCTCACCAGCCGCTACGACTGA
- a CDS encoding mersacidin/lichenicidin family type 2 lantibiotic, which translates to MSQKKDHILRAWRDPEYFNNLSAEARASLPANPAAELELSDEVLESISGADSCERFGSYHCTPCPPYVCL; encoded by the coding sequence ATGAGCCAGAAGAAGGACCACATCCTCCGTGCGTGGAGAGACCCCGAGTACTTCAACAACCTGTCCGCCGAGGCGCGCGCATCCCTGCCCGCCAACCCCGCCGCCGAGCTGGAGCTGAGCGACGAGGTCCTGGAGAGCATCTCCGGCGCGGACAGCTGCGAGCGGTTCGGCAGCTACCACTGCACGCCGTGCCCGCCCTACGTCTGCCTGTAA
- a CDS encoding peptidase domain-containing ABC transporter, whose translation MTAEAPQPQRRWRFGPRGRVPEVRQMTLTDCGAACLSMVLAYHGREMGLEAVREVTGPGRDGASAKALKAAAQKLGLRVRAISVDLDRLPFLPRATILHWRFTHYVVFERLGRGWVEVVDPDQGRRRVSMEQFSQCFTGVALLMEPTEHFQPGRTRRSPYRYLVPLVKRQAGTLAKVLALSGVLQVLTLAVPLLTGMVVDRVVPRQDYSLMGVLSAALAGVLLFELLTSVVRGQLLVELRTRLDSQMTQGLLDHLVSLAYPFFQLRPAGDLLTRLSSQQAIRDLLSTGLLSSALDGALVLLYLALLLVADASLGLLVVGLGLLQVLVFALPRARQRSHLSRSLDMGVRSQSYLMAMLSGMQTLKAFGVEGRMVGSYSNIYVDLLNVELERGRLSAWLDALTSTLRRVSPLVLLSVGAWRVLDGAMSLGQMLSINALATALLVPLSNLLGTGGQLQFLSTYLERINDVLDTPPERDAAHQGRPATLRGAVTLEDVRFRYNPHSAWVVQGVSVSVEPGQMVALVGRSGAGKSTLAHLLLGLYLPTSGHVRYDGVELGELDLRAVRGQLGVVLQDASFFNASLRENITLSDPDLDMDRVVEAAKLAHIHDDIMAMPMQYDTPLTDRGLSMSGGQRQRLALARALVRRPAILLLDEATSSLDASTEAHVQEALASLKCTRVVIAHRLSTVRNADTILVMEAGRVVEVGRHQELLERQGTYASLVNAQREERARATG comes from the coding sequence ATGACGGCCGAGGCCCCGCAGCCCCAGCGCCGGTGGAGGTTCGGCCCGCGCGGGCGCGTGCCCGAAGTGCGGCAGATGACGCTGACGGACTGCGGCGCCGCCTGCCTGTCCATGGTGCTGGCCTACCACGGCCGCGAGATGGGCCTGGAGGCGGTGCGGGAGGTGACGGGCCCCGGCCGTGACGGCGCCAGCGCGAAGGCGCTGAAGGCCGCGGCGCAGAAGCTGGGGCTGCGCGTGCGCGCCATCTCCGTGGACCTGGACCGGCTGCCCTTCCTGCCGCGGGCCACCATCCTCCACTGGCGCTTCACGCACTACGTCGTCTTCGAGCGGCTGGGCCGCGGCTGGGTGGAGGTGGTGGACCCCGACCAGGGCCGCCGCCGCGTGTCCATGGAGCAGTTCAGCCAGTGCTTCACCGGCGTGGCGCTGCTGATGGAGCCGACCGAGCACTTCCAACCGGGCCGCACCCGGCGCAGCCCGTACCGCTACCTGGTGCCGCTGGTGAAGCGGCAGGCCGGCACGCTGGCGAAGGTGCTCGCGCTGTCCGGCGTGCTCCAGGTGCTGACGCTGGCGGTGCCGCTGCTCACCGGCATGGTGGTGGACCGGGTGGTGCCCCGGCAGGACTACTCGCTGATGGGGGTGTTGTCCGCGGCGCTCGCGGGCGTGCTGCTCTTCGAGCTGCTCACCTCCGTGGTGCGCGGCCAGCTCCTGGTGGAGCTGCGCACCCGGCTGGACTCGCAGATGACGCAGGGGCTCTTGGACCACCTGGTGAGCCTGGCCTACCCCTTCTTCCAGCTCCGGCCCGCGGGAGACCTGTTGACGCGGCTGAGCTCGCAGCAGGCCATCCGGGACCTGCTGTCCACCGGCCTGCTGTCCAGCGCGCTCGATGGGGCCCTGGTGCTCCTCTACCTGGCGCTGCTGCTGGTCGCGGACGCGTCGCTGGGGCTGCTGGTGGTGGGCCTGGGCCTGTTGCAGGTGCTGGTGTTCGCGCTGCCCCGCGCCCGGCAGCGCAGCCACCTGTCGCGCAGCCTGGACATGGGCGTGCGCAGCCAGAGCTACCTGATGGCCATGCTGTCCGGCATGCAGACGCTCAAGGCCTTCGGCGTGGAGGGCCGCATGGTGGGCAGCTACTCCAACATCTACGTGGATCTGCTCAACGTGGAGCTGGAGCGCGGCCGGCTCTCCGCGTGGCTGGACGCGCTGACGAGCACGCTGCGCCGCGTGTCCCCGCTGGTGCTGCTGAGCGTGGGCGCGTGGCGCGTGCTGGACGGCGCGATGTCCCTGGGACAGATGCTCAGCATCAACGCGCTGGCCACCGCGCTGCTGGTGCCCCTGTCCAACCTGCTGGGCACCGGCGGGCAGCTCCAGTTCCTGAGCACCTACCTGGAGCGCATCAACGACGTGCTGGACACGCCCCCCGAGCGCGACGCGGCCCACCAGGGGCGCCCCGCCACGCTGCGCGGCGCCGTCACCCTGGAGGACGTGCGCTTCCGCTACAACCCCCACTCCGCCTGGGTGGTGCAGGGCGTGTCCGTCAGCGTGGAGCCGGGGCAGATGGTGGCGCTCGTCGGCCGCTCGGGCGCGGGCAAGAGCACCCTGGCGCACCTGCTGCTGGGGCTCTACCTGCCCACCTCCGGCCACGTCCGGTATGACGGCGTGGAGCTGGGCGAGCTGGACTTGCGCGCGGTGCGCGGCCAACTGGGCGTGGTGTTGCAGGACGCCTCGTTCTTCAACGCGTCCCTGCGGGAGAACATCACCCTGAGCGACCCGGACCTGGACATGGACCGCGTCGTGGAGGCCGCGAAGCTGGCCCACATCCACGACGACATCATGGCCATGCCCATGCAGTACGACACGCCGCTGACGGACCGGGGCCTCTCCATGTCCGGAGGGCAGCGCCAGCGGCTGGCCCTGGCGCGCGCGCTGGTGCGCCGGCCCGCCATCCTCCTGCTGGATGAGGCCACCAGCTCGCTGGACGCCTCCACCGAGGCCCACGTGCAAGAGGCGCTGGCGTCGCTCAAGTGCACGCGCGTCGTCATCGCCCACCGGCTCAGCACGGTGCGCAACGCCGACACCATCCTCGTCATGGAAGCCGGCCGCGTGGTGGAGGTGGGCCGGCACCAGGAGCTGCTGGAGCGCCAGGGCACCTACGCGTCGCTGGTGAATGCGCAGCGGGAGGAGCGCGCCCGGGCCACCGGCTGA
- a CDS encoding ATP-grasp domain-containing protein translates to MPGSRRPSHARAILFGRNPTQDDPFDVEADAAEALGVDTYQADLGALLSGNAEQALSTLPERGRLKLLYRGWMLTEEEYSALDEAVSALGHRLTTTPEQYAAALYLPNWYPRLSRYTARSVWTEDTDAAEAWHAAQALGPQPWLVKDHVKSAKERWDEACFIPEGTTQARFEQICANLVDERGERFERGLVVRKFLPFKEYGRTPAGPAHLEYRLFFGGGRLLAAEPYHEFDVDVPDFTGFAPLARRIDSPFLTLDVAMLQDGGWAVVEVNDGGVSGLPPGLDPRTLFEGLLGLG, encoded by the coding sequence ATGCCAGGCTCCCGACGTCCGTCTCACGCGCGCGCCATCCTCTTCGGCCGGAATCCCACCCAGGACGACCCCTTCGACGTGGAGGCCGACGCGGCGGAGGCGCTCGGGGTCGACACCTACCAGGCCGACCTGGGCGCCCTCCTCTCCGGCAACGCCGAACAGGCGCTCTCCACCCTCCCCGAGCGCGGCCGGCTCAAGCTCCTCTACCGGGGCTGGATGCTGACGGAGGAGGAGTACAGCGCGCTGGACGAGGCCGTGTCCGCCCTGGGCCACCGGCTCACCACGACGCCCGAGCAGTACGCGGCGGCGCTCTACCTCCCCAACTGGTACCCCCGGCTGTCCCGCTACACCGCCCGCAGCGTGTGGACGGAGGACACGGACGCGGCGGAGGCCTGGCACGCGGCCCAGGCGCTCGGCCCCCAGCCCTGGCTGGTGAAGGACCACGTGAAGTCGGCCAAGGAGCGCTGGGACGAGGCCTGCTTCATCCCCGAGGGGACGACGCAGGCGCGCTTCGAGCAGATCTGCGCCAACCTCGTCGACGAGCGCGGGGAGCGCTTCGAGCGAGGGCTCGTCGTCCGCAAGTTCCTCCCCTTCAAGGAATACGGCCGCACGCCGGCGGGCCCGGCCCACCTGGAGTACCGGCTCTTCTTCGGGGGCGGCAGGCTCCTCGCCGCCGAGCCGTACCACGAGTTCGACGTCGACGTGCCGGACTTCACCGGCTTCGCGCCGCTGGCCCGGCGCATCGACTCGCCCTTCCTCACCCTGGACGTGGCCATGCTCCAGGACGGCGGCTGGGCGGTGGTGGAGGTGAACGACGGCGGCGTCTCCGGCCTGCCACCGGGCCTGGACCCACGCACGCTCTTCGAAGGGCTGCTGGGCCTCGGGTAG
- a CDS encoding NUDIX hydrolase → MRIPHALSLGAAALLALSAQAAAPSRPSPTLPPGYWPEAKVAEVLAKTQEVRLSPDLSRLTADEQAAVKDLLEVGAIFQGLYETSRHHQARPAHAKLQALDKKLGGPKRTQDLLTLYRLYQGPIASTLSNAREAFLPVDAQVAARNVYPVDVTRAEVDAFLAANPGERAALLSEKTVVRRATAANLRQDVKVLQAYPVLDTLHPGLREALQAKAKRPDARVLYAVPYAVAYGPELVKAYGLVMRAARRLEASDVELARYLRNRARDLLSNDYESGDAAWVTGRFQKLNVQLGAYETYDDALFGVKAFHSLSVLLRNEEATQELRKRLGGLQAVEDALPYAAKKRVREDIPVGVYEVIADFGQSRGTNTASILPNDALTARRYGRTILLRENIMRNPDLFASDERIWRAAVADAHARELVSEGNFQRTLWHEVGHYLGPDRDAKGRNLDDALEDYAGAVEEMKADLVSLFSLHAFHKKGTLDAAGLRAVQASGIRRTLQNVRPREDQPYQRMQLVQFNWFLEHGLIRADPQTARLSIQYDKYPAVVTALLEKVLALQHGGDKAATAAFFQRWSAWTPELHEKLAARIRDAQGARFRLVRYDALGD, encoded by the coding sequence ATGCGAATCCCCCACGCGCTGTCCCTGGGCGCCGCCGCCCTCCTGGCACTGTCGGCGCAGGCCGCCGCCCCCAGCCGCCCTTCCCCCACCCTGCCCCCGGGCTACTGGCCCGAGGCGAAGGTGGCCGAGGTGCTCGCCAAGACGCAGGAGGTCCGCTTGTCGCCGGACCTCTCCCGCCTCACCGCCGACGAACAGGCGGCGGTGAAGGACCTGCTGGAGGTGGGCGCCATCTTCCAGGGCCTCTATGAGACGTCGCGTCACCACCAGGCGCGCCCCGCCCACGCGAAGCTCCAGGCGCTGGACAAGAAGCTGGGCGGCCCGAAGCGCACGCAGGATTTGCTGACGCTGTACCGCCTGTACCAGGGGCCCATCGCCAGCACCCTGAGCAACGCGCGCGAGGCCTTCCTGCCGGTGGACGCGCAGGTGGCCGCGCGCAACGTGTACCCGGTGGACGTCACGCGGGCGGAGGTGGACGCCTTCCTCGCGGCGAACCCCGGGGAGCGCGCGGCCCTGCTCAGCGAGAAGACGGTGGTCCGCCGCGCCACGGCGGCCAACCTGCGCCAGGACGTGAAGGTCCTCCAGGCGTACCCGGTGCTGGACACGCTGCACCCGGGGCTGCGTGAGGCCCTGCAGGCGAAGGCGAAGCGGCCCGACGCCAGGGTGCTCTACGCGGTGCCGTACGCGGTGGCCTACGGGCCGGAGCTGGTGAAGGCCTACGGCCTGGTGATGCGCGCGGCGCGGCGGCTGGAGGCCAGCGACGTGGAGCTGGCGCGCTACCTGCGCAACCGCGCGCGGGACTTGCTCAGCAACGACTACGAGAGCGGCGACGCGGCCTGGGTGACGGGCCGCTTCCAGAAGCTCAACGTCCAGTTGGGCGCGTATGAGACGTATGACGACGCGCTCTTCGGCGTGAAGGCGTTCCACAGCCTGTCGGTGCTGCTGCGCAACGAGGAGGCCACGCAGGAGCTGCGCAAGCGCCTGGGCGGACTCCAGGCGGTGGAGGACGCGCTGCCCTACGCCGCGAAGAAGCGCGTGCGCGAGGACATCCCCGTGGGCGTCTACGAGGTCATCGCCGACTTCGGCCAGTCGCGCGGCACCAACACCGCGAGCATCCTGCCCAACGACGCGCTCACCGCGCGCCGCTACGGCCGCACCATCCTCCTGCGGGAGAACATCATGCGGAACCCGGACCTGTTCGCGTCCGACGAGCGCATCTGGCGCGCCGCGGTGGCGGACGCCCACGCCCGGGAGCTGGTCTCCGAGGGCAACTTCCAGCGCACGCTGTGGCACGAGGTGGGCCACTACCTGGGGCCGGACCGGGACGCGAAGGGCCGCAACCTGGACGACGCGCTGGAGGACTACGCCGGCGCCGTGGAGGAGATGAAGGCGGACCTGGTGAGCCTCTTCTCGCTGCACGCCTTCCACAAGAAGGGCACGCTGGACGCCGCCGGGCTGCGCGCGGTGCAGGCCTCCGGCATCCGCCGCACGCTCCAGAATGTGCGCCCGCGTGAGGACCAACCCTACCAGCGCATGCAGCTGGTGCAGTTCAACTGGTTCCTGGAGCACGGCCTCATCCGGGCGGACCCCCAGACGGCGCGCCTGAGCATTCAGTACGACAAGTACCCGGCCGTGGTGACGGCGCTCCTGGAGAAGGTGCTGGCGCTCCAGCACGGAGGTGACAAGGCGGCCACCGCGGCCTTCTTCCAGCGGTGGAGCGCCTGGACGCCGGAGCTGCACGAGAAGCTGGCCGCCCGCATCCGCGACGCGCAGGGCGCCCGCTTCCGGCTGGTGCGCTACGACGCGCTGGGGGACTGA